In Ruania zhangjianzhongii, the following proteins share a genomic window:
- the urtB gene encoding urea ABC transporter permease subunit UrtB: MDLLLPQLFAGLSLGSVLLLAALGLALTFGQMGVINMAHGEFMMAGAYTAFVTQALVGSADVSLLVALPVGFLVGGVLGLILEATLIRRMYHRPLDTLLVTWGVALLLQQVARDVFGAPNVDVSIPTWLTGAVSIGGLALPKTRLFILAVAIVSVLALAVVLRSTSLGRRIRAVVQNRDLAEASGISSRATDRTTFFIGSGLAGIAGVAVTLLGSTGPNLGMSYIVDAFLVVVVGGIGHIKGTVIAAAALGLMQAFFEFSTTASIAKVLVFVVIIAFLQVRPQGLLVTRTRSLA; this comes from the coding sequence ATGGATCTCCTCCTTCCCCAGCTCTTCGCGGGCCTGAGCCTCGGATCAGTCCTCCTGCTCGCAGCACTCGGCCTCGCGCTGACGTTCGGGCAGATGGGCGTGATCAACATGGCCCACGGCGAGTTCATGATGGCCGGCGCCTACACCGCCTTCGTCACCCAGGCACTCGTCGGTAGCGCCGATGTCAGCCTGCTCGTGGCCCTACCGGTCGGATTCCTGGTCGGCGGGGTCCTAGGGCTGATCCTCGAGGCAACGCTCATCCGACGGATGTACCACCGTCCGCTGGACACCCTGCTGGTCACCTGGGGGGTCGCGCTGCTGCTGCAGCAGGTGGCACGCGACGTCTTCGGCGCCCCGAACGTCGACGTCAGCATCCCCACATGGCTCACGGGCGCCGTCAGCATCGGTGGCCTGGCGCTGCCGAAGACGCGACTGTTCATCCTGGCCGTCGCGATCGTGAGCGTCCTCGCACTGGCCGTGGTGCTGCGCTCGACCTCGCTCGGACGGCGGATCCGCGCCGTCGTCCAGAACCGTGACCTGGCCGAGGCGTCCGGGATCTCCTCCCGTGCCACCGACCGGACCACCTTCTTCATCGGGTCCGGTCTGGCCGGGATCGCCGGTGTCGCTGTGACCCTGCTGGGATCGACCGGGCCGAACCTCGGGATGAGCTACATCGTCGATGCCTTCCTGGTGGTCGTCGTCGGCGGCATCGGTCACATCAAGGGCACCGTGATCGCGGCGGCCGCGCTGGGGCTGATGCAGGCGTTCTTCGAGTTCTCCACGACCGCCTCGATCGCCAAGGTGCTGGTGTTCGTGGTGATCATCGCGTTCCTGCAGGTGCGGCCGCAGGGACTGCTGGTCACGAGGACAAGGAGCCTGGCGTGA
- a CDS encoding ATP-binding cassette domain-containing protein yields the protein MLELAGVSTGYGRADVVHDVNLTVTHGGLTSVLGHNGAGKTTLLRAVLGLLPVRGGTVRLAGTDVTTWPTHRRIRHGIAYVPQGQQSFGQLTSRENLQVVADAYGAAGRRRTNEALDLFPALGPLLSRQAGLLSGGQRQQLAIARALVTGPRLLLLDEPTEGIQPNVVREIYAAITALRETGDLSVLLVEQHIGYAVEHAEEYLVMASGHLTHRAPGGAGAIDGARGAMAL from the coding sequence ATGCTGGAGCTGGCCGGTGTGAGCACCGGATACGGACGTGCCGACGTCGTCCACGACGTCAACCTCACCGTCACCCACGGCGGCCTCACCTCGGTGCTGGGTCACAACGGGGCCGGGAAGACCACACTGCTGCGGGCTGTGCTCGGACTGTTGCCGGTGCGAGGCGGGACAGTGCGGCTCGCCGGCACGGACGTGACCACCTGGCCCACCCACCGCCGCATCCGCCACGGCATCGCCTACGTCCCGCAGGGGCAGCAGTCCTTCGGGCAGCTCACCTCGCGCGAGAACCTGCAGGTGGTTGCCGACGCCTACGGTGCGGCAGGCCGGCGCCGCACGAACGAGGCGCTGGATCTCTTCCCAGCGCTCGGCCCGCTGCTGTCCCGGCAGGCGGGCCTGCTCTCGGGCGGTCAGCGCCAGCAGCTGGCCATCGCCCGCGCCCTGGTCACCGGGCCCCGACTGCTCCTGCTGGACGAACCCACCGAGGGCATCCAGCCGAACGTGGTCCGCGAGATCTACGCCGCCATCACCGCGCTGCGCGAGACCGGCGACCTCTCCGTGCTGCTCGTCGAGCAGCACATCGGCTACGCAGTCGAGCACGCTGAGGAGTATCTGGTGATGGCCTCCGGCCACCTCACCCACCGCGCTCCCGGTGGTGCCGGGGCGATCGACGGCGCTCGGGGGGCGATGGCGCTGTGA
- the ureB gene encoding urease subunit beta: MSSHGTSGPGAVRVAPGTIELNADRTPDERLLLVVTNSGDRPVQVGSHLHLPDANATLRFDRTAAHGFRLDVPAGTSQRFEPGVSREVALVALRGSRRVPGIQRNKQEG; this comes from the coding sequence ATGTCCAGTCACGGCACCTCCGGCCCGGGCGCGGTCCGCGTCGCTCCCGGGACGATCGAGCTCAACGCCGACCGCACTCCGGACGAACGCCTTCTCCTGGTGGTCACCAACAGCGGCGACCGCCCCGTGCAGGTGGGCTCGCACCTCCACCTCCCGGACGCCAACGCCACGCTCCGGTTCGACCGGACAGCCGCACACGGCTTCCGGTTGGACGTCCCGGCGGGCACCTCGCAGCGATTCGAGCCGGGGGTGAGCCGAGAGGTCGCACTGGTCGCCCTACGTGGCTCGCGCCGGGTGCCCGGCATCCAGCGGAACAAGCAGGAGGGCTGA
- the urtD gene encoding urea ABC transporter ATP-binding protein UrtD, whose amino-acid sequence MTDAAGEQIDLASAEALLGTDTNRFRHDYLEIRDLRVTFGGFVAVRDVDLTVTQGDLRFLIGPNGAGKTTLIDAATGLVAATGSARFGGTELLGRSTHRIARQGVGRTFQTASVFEELTVLQNLDIAAGARRTPMTLLRRRRETPEAVEQALELIGLARHRHTAAGVLAHGQKQWLEIGMLLVQDAHLVLLDEPVAGMTHAEREETGELLRRIGSQRVVVVVEHDMEFLRSFADSVTVMHQGQVLAEGTVAEVQQDPAVVEVYLGDPAAEGRS is encoded by the coding sequence GTGACCGACGCCGCCGGCGAGCAGATCGACCTCGCGAGCGCCGAAGCACTCCTGGGGACCGACACCAACAGGTTCCGCCACGACTACCTCGAGATCCGCGACCTGCGGGTCACCTTCGGTGGTTTCGTGGCCGTCCGTGACGTCGACCTGACCGTGACGCAGGGCGACCTCCGCTTCCTCATCGGACCAAACGGGGCCGGGAAGACCACGCTCATCGATGCCGCCACCGGCCTGGTCGCCGCCACCGGATCCGCCCGGTTCGGCGGAACCGAGCTGCTCGGCCGCAGTACGCACCGGATCGCTCGGCAGGGTGTGGGGCGCACCTTCCAGACCGCGAGCGTCTTCGAGGAGCTCACCGTGCTGCAGAACCTCGATATCGCCGCCGGTGCCCGTCGCACACCGATGACGCTGCTGCGCCGCCGTAGGGAGACCCCGGAGGCCGTCGAGCAGGCGTTGGAGCTGATCGGCCTGGCCCGGCACCGCCACACCGCGGCGGGCGTGCTGGCGCACGGCCAGAAGCAGTGGCTCGAGATCGGGATGCTGCTGGTGCAGGATGCCCACCTGGTGCTGCTGGACGAACCCGTTGCCGGGATGACCCACGCCGAGCGGGAGGAGACGGGCGAGCTGCTGCGCCGCATCGGTTCCCAGCGGGTGGTCGTGGTGGTCGAGCACGACATGGAGTTCCTGCGCTCGTTCGCGGACTCGGTGACGGTCATGCATCAGGGCCAGGTGCTCGCCGAGGGCACGGTCGCCGAGGTCCAGCAGGACCCGGCGGTCGTCGAGGTCTACCTCGGCGACCCGGCAGCGGAAGGGAGGTCGTGA
- a CDS encoding ABC transporter ATP-binding protein, producing MSKHAAAGAPTATTLRAEGVGRIFATPSRDVVALEDVSVEVHPGTLLVVRGPSGSGKTTLLNILGGLDRPTSGSVLLGDRELSSMPENESLELRRTVLAFIFQSFGLIPVLSAAENVEVPLRLLSTAPAERDERVAEVLAAVGLDGHANQRPYELSGGQQQRVGIARALVTNPEILIADEPTGQLDSATAATIMDLLAELTHARGIAAVVSTHDPLLIGRADHMLELHDGRSR from the coding sequence GTGAGCAAACATGCTGCCGCTGGAGCGCCGACGGCCACCACGTTGCGTGCCGAGGGGGTCGGGCGGATCTTCGCCACCCCTAGCAGGGATGTGGTCGCGCTGGAGGATGTCAGCGTCGAGGTGCATCCGGGCACGCTGCTGGTGGTGCGAGGCCCGTCCGGGTCCGGGAAGACCACCCTGCTGAACATCCTCGGCGGACTGGACCGGCCCACCTCCGGCTCGGTGCTGCTCGGTGACCGGGAGCTGTCCTCGATGCCGGAGAACGAGTCGCTCGAGCTGCGCCGCACGGTGCTGGCGTTCATCTTCCAGTCCTTCGGGCTGATCCCGGTGCTGTCCGCGGCGGAGAACGTGGAAGTGCCGCTACGGCTGCTCAGCACGGCCCCGGCGGAGCGGGACGAGCGGGTGGCGGAGGTCCTCGCGGCGGTGGGGCTGGATGGTCACGCGAACCAGCGCCCGTATGAGTTGTCCGGTGGACAGCAGCAGCGGGTGGGGATCGCTCGGGCGCTGGTGACGAACCCGGAGATCCTGATCGCGGACGAACCCACCGGACAGCTCGACTCGGCTACCGCCGCCACCATCATGGATCTGCTCGCTGAGCTGACCCACGCCCGCGGCATCGCCGCGGTGGTGTCCACCCACGACCCGCTGCTGATCGGACGCGCTGACCACATGCTCGAGCTGCATGACGGTCGCAGCCGCTAA
- a CDS encoding SRPBCC domain-containing protein: protein MDAPRERVWDALAAPEHIEPWWGHPSDFPEAWRAGSLGSFLWEDRPFPIRLDVARPRRARAHLG from the coding sequence ATCGACGCCCCTCGCGAGCGAGTCTGGGACGCCCTCGCCGCACCGGAGCACATCGAGCCCTGGTGGGGACACCCCTCGGATTTCCCGGAGGCGTGGCGCGCCGGGTCGCTGGGCTCCTTCCTCTGGGAGGACCGCCCTTTCCCGATCCGGTTGGACGTCGCGCGGCCCCGCCGAGCTCGTGCTCACCTGGGGTGA
- a CDS encoding urease subunit gamma has translation MRLTPADSEKLLLAVAGMVARDRLARGVRLNHPETVALLSTWVLERARDGADVAALMSEGRQVLTREDVMDGVAEMLTDVQVEATFPDGRKLVTLHHPIP, from the coding sequence GTGCGCCTGACCCCGGCAGACTCCGAGAAGCTGCTGCTCGCCGTGGCCGGGATGGTCGCGCGCGACCGGCTGGCGCGTGGAGTCCGACTCAATCACCCGGAGACGGTCGCGCTGCTCTCGACCTGGGTGCTCGAACGGGCCCGCGACGGCGCAGATGTGGCCGCCCTCATGTCCGAGGGCCGGCAGGTGCTGACGCGAGAGGACGTGATGGACGGCGTGGCAGAGATGCTCACCGACGTCCAGGTCGAGGCCACCTTCCCGGACGGGCGCAAGCTCGTCACCCTGCACCACCCGATCCCCTAG
- a CDS encoding ABC transporter ATP-binding protein, whose amino-acid sequence MRTTDRAPADAGGTIECDDLVRIFSAEGIEVQALQGLTLRVDAGDLVAIVGASGSGKSTLLTILSGLDSPSAGRARVAGIDLLGMSGRTRVHYQRHVVGFVWQQTSRNLLPYLTARENISLPMALAGAVDAERTDELLGLLGVSHCGDRVPAQMSGGEQQRVAIAVAVANSPQVLLADEPTGELDEATSVEVLETLRAVNAELGVTVLIVTHDPTVSEHVRRTVQIRDGRTSTEVLRRKSTDESGEELHIAEEFAVLDRVGRMQLPQDFVSALDLKDRVRLALEPDHVGVWRDQSRDHDGAAPAASSTSPDEEAK is encoded by the coding sequence GTGAGAACTACCGACCGTGCCCCCGCCGACGCCGGCGGGACGATCGAGTGCGACGACCTGGTGCGGATCTTCTCCGCCGAAGGTATCGAGGTCCAGGCGCTCCAAGGGCTCACGCTGCGGGTGGATGCCGGGGACCTGGTGGCGATCGTCGGAGCGTCCGGGTCCGGGAAGTCCACGCTGCTGACCATCCTGTCCGGCCTCGACTCCCCCAGTGCTGGTCGGGCGCGGGTGGCCGGGATCGACCTGCTCGGCATGTCCGGGCGGACGCGGGTGCACTACCAGCGCCACGTCGTCGGCTTCGTCTGGCAGCAGACCTCGCGGAACCTGCTGCCGTACCTGACTGCGCGGGAGAACATCAGTCTTCCGATGGCGCTGGCCGGCGCGGTGGACGCCGAGCGCACCGACGAGCTGCTCGGGCTGCTCGGCGTGAGCCACTGCGGTGACCGGGTGCCGGCGCAGATGTCCGGTGGCGAGCAGCAGCGAGTGGCGATCGCGGTGGCCGTGGCGAACTCCCCCCAGGTACTGCTCGCCGACGAGCCCACCGGTGAGCTGGATGAGGCCACCAGTGTGGAGGTGCTGGAGACGCTGCGTGCGGTGAACGCCGAGCTGGGGGTGACCGTGCTGATCGTGACCCACGATCCGACCGTCTCCGAGCATGTGCGCCGCACGGTGCAGATCCGGGACGGGCGCACCTCCACCGAGGTGCTGCGACGCAAGTCCACCGATGAGTCCGGCGAGGAGCTGCACATCGCAGAGGAGTTCGCGGTGCTGGACCGGGTGGGCCGGATGCAGCTGCCGCAGGACTTCGTCTCCGCCCTCGATCTCAAGGACCGGGTGCGGCTGGCGTTGGAGCCGGATCACGTGGGGGTGTGGCGGGATCAGAGCCGAGATCACGACGGCGCAGCTCCTGCGGCGTCGTCGACCTCGCCGGATGAGGAGGCCAAGTGA
- a CDS encoding urease subunit alpha, giving the protein MVHIDRERYAALYGPSTGDQVRLGDTDLWVEITEDHCIGGDEAVFGGGKSIRESMAQSTRTRAEGALDTVVTGAVVLDWWGVVRADVGLRDGRIVAIGRAGNPDIADGVHPDLIIGPCTDVISGEGRILTAGGFDPHVHLLSPCALHEALATGLTTVAGGGTGPSEGSKATTVTPGAWHLRQLLRALDPLPLNVLLLGKGNTVSSAALAEQALAGAGGLKVHEDWGSTPAAIDASLRAAHEWGLQVALHSDSLNEAGFVQSTIDAIGGRSIHAYHVEGAGGGHAPDILTIASLEHVIPGSTNPTLPHTVNTVAEHLDMLMVCHHLNPSVPEDLAFAESRIRASTIAAEDILHDLGAISITSSDAQAMGRIGEVITRTWQVAHVMKHRRGPLSSAEPADNERARRYVAKYTINPAIAHGVDAQIGSIEPGKLADLVLWDPRFFGSRPDLVIKGGAIAWAALGDPNASIPTPQPVLQRPAFGDAIAADTSVAFVSPAAIADGLADRLGLRRRLAPISATREIGKSHMRNNDALPRIDIRPDTFEIRIDGDLVEPAPAAALPLSQLYSMF; this is encoded by the coding sequence ATGGTGCACATCGACCGCGAGCGCTACGCGGCGCTGTACGGCCCCAGCACCGGTGACCAGGTGCGCCTGGGTGACACCGACCTGTGGGTCGAGATCACCGAGGACCACTGCATCGGCGGTGATGAAGCCGTCTTCGGCGGCGGTAAAAGCATCCGGGAGTCGATGGCGCAGTCGACCCGGACCCGCGCCGAGGGCGCCCTCGACACGGTGGTGACGGGCGCCGTCGTGCTCGACTGGTGGGGCGTCGTCCGCGCCGATGTCGGCCTGCGGGACGGGCGGATCGTCGCGATCGGCCGGGCCGGGAACCCGGACATCGCCGACGGTGTTCACCCCGACCTCATCATCGGGCCCTGCACCGACGTCATCTCCGGCGAGGGACGCATTCTCACCGCGGGCGGGTTCGACCCGCATGTGCACCTGCTGTCCCCCTGTGCCCTGCACGAGGCACTCGCCACCGGCCTGACGACCGTGGCCGGTGGCGGCACGGGCCCGTCCGAGGGGTCGAAGGCCACCACTGTCACTCCCGGCGCCTGGCACCTGCGGCAGTTGCTGCGCGCCCTCGACCCGCTCCCGCTGAACGTGCTGCTGCTCGGCAAGGGCAACACGGTCAGCAGTGCGGCCCTCGCCGAGCAGGCACTCGCCGGCGCGGGCGGGCTGAAGGTGCACGAGGACTGGGGCTCGACCCCCGCCGCGATCGACGCCTCTCTCCGGGCGGCGCACGAGTGGGGGCTGCAGGTGGCGCTTCACTCGGACTCCCTGAACGAAGCCGGGTTCGTCCAGTCGACGATCGATGCCATCGGCGGCCGGAGCATCCACGCCTATCACGTGGAGGGCGCCGGAGGTGGGCATGCGCCCGACATCCTCACCATCGCCTCGCTTGAGCACGTGATCCCCGGGTCGACGAACCCGACGCTGCCGCACACCGTGAACACGGTGGCCGAGCATCTGGACATGCTGATGGTCTGCCACCACCTCAACCCCTCGGTCCCCGAGGATCTGGCGTTCGCGGAGTCACGCATCCGGGCGAGCACCATCGCCGCCGAGGACATCCTGCACGACCTGGGCGCCATCTCCATCACCTCCTCCGACGCGCAGGCGATGGGGCGAATCGGGGAGGTCATCACTCGCACCTGGCAGGTGGCGCATGTGATGAAGCACCGCCGCGGTCCGCTCAGCAGCGCTGAGCCCGCCGACAACGAGCGCGCCCGGCGCTACGTCGCCAAGTACACGATCAACCCGGCCATCGCGCACGGAGTGGACGCGCAGATCGGATCGATCGAGCCGGGCAAGCTCGCCGACCTGGTGCTGTGGGACCCGCGCTTCTTCGGCAGCCGGCCCGACCTGGTGATCAAGGGCGGTGCGATCGCGTGGGCCGCCCTCGGCGATCCGAACGCCTCGATCCCGACCCCGCAACCGGTGCTGCAGCGCCCCGCATTCGGGGATGCCATCGCAGCCGACACCTCGGTGGCGTTCGTCTCCCCCGCAGCGATCGCGGACGGGCTCGCCGATCGGCTGGGCCTGCGCCGCCGCCTCGCACCCATCTCCGCCACCCGCGAGATCGGCAAGTCGCACATGCGCAACAACGATGCTCTCCCCCGGATCGACATCAGGCCCGACACCTTCGAGATCCGGATCGACGGTGACCTGGTGGAACCGGCACCGGCCGCCGCACTGCCCCTGTCACAGCTGTACTCGATGTTCTGA
- the urtA gene encoding urea ABC transporter substrate-binding protein: MLTWGDLDGILDEACTTVSRQAIAKHLAQLEAVGLVEQVDVEPGGGRAVRYRALGTTLTRLADRLETIGRGWDRRLARIREIAESCRRLQPAARARGCHNRRLSPACPGDTGDHETGTLHRSDVGDTSLCLGSSEPKQSPTGTPRTEHAMRPRTTGTTRLAILSLTVSAIALSACGAQVADADPQSSSASESCVDTSGDTISIGFLNSLSGTMAISEQTVHDSLQLAAAEINADGGVLGHELEIVTEDGQSEPAVFAERATKLITSDCVAAVFGGWTSASRQAMLPVFESNDSLLFYPVQYEGLEASPNIFYTGATTNQQIVPALDYLVEEGVESLFLVGSDYVFPRTANRIINAYAEEHGIEILGEEYAPLGHTDFSTIVNQVSAAGADAVFNTLNGDSNVAFFREYTNSGLSAEEMPVLSVSIAEEEIGGIGVGNVEGQLTAWNYYQTVDTPENEAFVEAFQAEYGEDRVTSDPMEAAYTSLYLWRAMVEEAESFAVEDIQTVADGVTFDAPEGLVTVNGENQHISKTSLIGRIGPDGLIHTEWTSGEPIEPDPFLEGYDWAEDLS, from the coding sequence GTGCTCACCTGGGGTGACCTGGACGGCATCCTCGACGAGGCCTGCACCACCGTCAGCCGCCAGGCGATCGCCAAGCACCTGGCTCAGCTCGAGGCGGTCGGCCTGGTCGAGCAGGTGGACGTGGAGCCGGGTGGCGGCCGGGCGGTGCGCTACCGCGCGCTCGGCACCACGCTCACCCGGCTGGCCGACCGGCTGGAGACCATCGGCCGCGGCTGGGACCGCCGGCTGGCGCGGATCAGGGAGATCGCGGAGTCCTGTCGCAGGCTCCAGCCGGCCGCCCGGGCGCGCGGCTGCCACAACCGGAGGCTCTCACCCGCCTGTCCGGGCGACACCGGGGATCACGAAACCGGAACGTTACATCGCTCTGACGTCGGCGACACGTCGCTCTGCTTAGGTTCATCTGAACCTAAGCAGAGCCCCACGGGCACGCCACGAACGGAGCACGCCATGCGTCCACGCACCACCGGCACCACGAGGCTCGCCATCCTCTCGCTCACCGTCTCGGCCATCGCCCTGAGCGCCTGCGGCGCCCAGGTCGCCGACGCCGACCCGCAGAGCTCCTCGGCCAGTGAGAGCTGCGTCGATACCTCCGGGGACACCATCTCGATCGGCTTCCTGAACTCCCTCTCCGGAACCATGGCCATCTCGGAGCAGACCGTCCACGACTCGCTCCAGCTCGCTGCTGCCGAGATCAACGCCGACGGCGGAGTCCTCGGTCACGAGCTCGAGATCGTCACCGAGGACGGCCAGTCCGAGCCTGCCGTCTTCGCCGAGCGCGCCACCAAGCTGATCACCAGCGACTGCGTCGCCGCTGTCTTCGGCGGCTGGACCTCCGCCTCCCGGCAGGCGATGCTGCCGGTCTTCGAGTCGAACGACTCGCTGCTGTTCTACCCGGTGCAGTACGAGGGACTGGAGGCATCGCCGAACATCTTCTACACCGGCGCCACCACCAATCAGCAGATCGTGCCGGCGCTGGACTACCTGGTCGAGGAAGGCGTGGAGTCCCTCTTCCTCGTCGGCTCGGACTACGTCTTCCCCCGGACCGCCAACCGGATCATCAACGCTTACGCCGAGGAGCACGGCATCGAGATCCTCGGCGAGGAGTATGCCCCGCTGGGCCACACCGACTTCTCCACGATCGTCAACCAGGTCAGCGCGGCCGGTGCCGACGCCGTCTTCAACACCCTCAACGGCGACTCCAACGTGGCGTTCTTCCGCGAGTACACCAACTCCGGCCTGAGTGCCGAGGAGATGCCGGTGCTCTCGGTGTCCATCGCCGAGGAAGAGATCGGCGGGATCGGCGTCGGGAACGTCGAGGGCCAGCTCACGGCCTGGAACTACTACCAGACCGTGGACACCCCGGAGAACGAGGCGTTCGTGGAGGCCTTCCAGGCCGAGTACGGCGAGGACCGGGTCACCTCCGACCCGATGGAGGCCGCCTACACCTCCCTCTACCTGTGGCGGGCGATGGTCGAGGAGGCCGAGTCGTTCGCCGTCGAGGACATCCAGACCGTCGCCGACGGGGTCACCTTCGATGCCCCGGAGGGCCTGGTGACCGTCAACGGCGAGAACCAGCACATCTCCAAGACCTCCCTGATCGGGCGGATCGGACCCGACGGACTGATCCACACCGAGTGGACCTCCGGCGAACCGATCGAGCCCGACCCGTTCCTCGAGGGATACGACTGGGCCGAGGACCTGAGCTGA
- the urtC gene encoding urea ABC transporter permease subunit UrtC, producing the protein MIRILTTGRTAPLVLLAFAAILLFAVAPIALSPFRLSLLARFLCVAMVAVGIGLAWGRGGLLTLGQGLYFGLGAYVMAMHLKLADAGPAGVPDFMTLYGTGQVPWWWEPMRSPVMTLVLIVLVPATLAAALGWAIFTRRVRGAYFAILSQALAAAFAILLIGQQQTTGGTNGLNGFRAFFGYDLTDPVNQRMLFIIAAGVLLVMVVIARQLMVSRFGELLVAVRDAEDRVRFLGYDPAAVKTVVYILAAVMAAVGGALLVPIVGIISPTDVGVVPSIGFLIGVAIGGRATLLGPVLGSIAVSWAETSVAEQFPSAWTYFQGALFLGVIAFLPDGLASIVRRRRAAASSGDDGAPAPATEPEPDARPEGRTS; encoded by the coding sequence ATGATCCGCATCCTCACCACCGGCCGCACCGCCCCGCTGGTCCTGCTCGCGTTCGCGGCGATCCTGCTGTTCGCTGTGGCGCCGATCGCCCTGTCCCCGTTCCGGCTCAGCCTGCTCGCACGTTTCCTCTGCGTGGCGATGGTGGCGGTCGGCATCGGCCTGGCCTGGGGCCGCGGCGGACTGCTCACCCTCGGTCAGGGTCTGTACTTCGGCCTGGGTGCCTACGTGATGGCGATGCACCTCAAGCTCGCCGACGCCGGTCCGGCCGGAGTGCCGGACTTCATGACCCTGTACGGCACCGGGCAGGTGCCGTGGTGGTGGGAGCCGATGCGCTCGCCGGTGATGACCCTGGTGCTGATCGTGCTCGTCCCGGCCACGCTCGCGGCTGCTCTGGGGTGGGCCATCTTCACCCGCCGGGTGCGCGGGGCCTACTTCGCCATCCTCTCCCAGGCGCTGGCGGCGGCGTTCGCGATCCTGCTCATCGGCCAGCAACAGACCACCGGTGGTACGAACGGCCTGAACGGCTTCCGGGCCTTCTTCGGCTACGACCTGACCGACCCGGTGAACCAGCGGATGCTGTTCATCATCGCCGCCGGTGTGCTGCTGGTGATGGTGGTGATCGCTCGCCAGCTGATGGTCTCGCGTTTCGGCGAGCTGCTGGTCGCGGTCCGGGATGCGGAGGACCGGGTGCGCTTCCTCGGCTACGACCCGGCCGCGGTGAAGACCGTCGTCTACATCCTCGCGGCAGTGATGGCCGCCGTCGGGGGCGCGCTGTTAGTGCCGATCGTGGGCATCATCTCCCCGACCGACGTCGGCGTGGTCCCCTCGATCGGCTTCCTCATCGGTGTCGCGATCGGTGGCCGCGCCACCCTCCTCGGCCCGGTGCTGGGGTCGATCGCAGTGAGCTGGGCGGAGACCTCGGTGGCCGAGCAGTTCCCGTCCGCGTGGACGTACTTCCAGGGCGCCCTGTTCCTCGGCGTCATCGCCTTCCTCCCGGACGGCCTGGCCTCGATCGTCCGGCGGCGACGCGCAGCCGCCTCCTCGGGCGACGACGGCGCCCCCGCACCCGCCACCGAGCCAGAACCCGACGCACGACCGGAAGGGAGAACCTCGTGA
- a CDS encoding NUDIX domain-containing protein, whose protein sequence is MPNASAATVPVRTVLTIAGVCFVRTGEGEGAAGGRGYGDAELLTVRKRDTSRGGTLDPGETAAQAAMREVHEEFGLTVR, encoded by the coding sequence GTGCCGAATGCTTCTGCTGCCACTGTACCGGTGAGGACTGTGCTGACCATTGCCGGCGTCTGTTTCGTGCGAACGGGCGAGGGTGAGGGTGCCGCCGGCGGACGTGGCTATGGCGACGCCGAGCTGCTCACCGTGCGCAAGCGCGACACGAGCCGGGGTGGCACGCTCGATCCAGGGGAGACAGCGGCGCAGGCCGCAATGCGCGAGGTCCACGAAGAGTTCGGGCTCACCGTCCGGTAG
- a CDS encoding urease accessory protein UreF, whose translation MSMLTQAAQTLAPHPFSVAMLLADARLPGGGHAHSAGLEPALLAGMSPADVPVWLRGRARTVSLVEAGTAVVTAHLLSLPPTGTGAQTHLAAIVDAWAARTPSAALREAAQLLGRGYRRVARSLWPHRPPVQALEGWTGPLPRAVVLGSIAAAASLRSEDVVRLTVYDDAQTAAAALLKLEPLDPLAPAQWVLDACAAAEPHVPRVAACLTPEDIPSSGAPQNEGWAEAHALLTQRLFRA comes from the coding sequence ATGAGCATGCTGACCCAGGCGGCCCAGACCCTCGCGCCGCATCCGTTCTCGGTGGCGATGCTGCTCGCTGACGCCCGCCTGCCCGGGGGCGGTCACGCCCACTCGGCAGGTCTGGAACCGGCCCTGCTGGCGGGGATGTCGCCGGCGGACGTCCCGGTCTGGCTCCGGGGGCGTGCGCGCACGGTCAGTCTCGTGGAGGCCGGGACGGCGGTGGTGACGGCGCACCTGCTCAGCCTCCCGCCCACGGGGACCGGTGCGCAGACACACCTGGCCGCCATCGTCGACGCCTGGGCGGCCCGCACCCCCTCGGCCGCGCTGCGCGAGGCCGCACAGCTGCTGGGACGCGGCTACAGGCGGGTGGCTCGCTCCCTGTGGCCGCACCGCCCGCCGGTGCAGGCGCTGGAGGGGTGGACAGGTCCCCTTCCCCGGGCTGTGGTGCTGGGGTCGATCGCAGCGGCAGCCAGTCTGCGGAGCGAGGACGTGGTCCGGCTCACTGTCTACGACGATGCGCAGACCGCCGCGGCCGCCCTGCTCAAGCTCGAACCGTTGGACCCGCTCGCTCCCGCGCAGTGGGTTCTCGATGCATGCGCCGCCGCGGAGCCGCACGTGCCCCGCGTCGCCGCGTGCCTCACCCCGGAGGACATCCCGTCCTCCGGTGCCCCGCAGAACGAGGGCTGGGCCGAGGCCCACGCCCTCCTGACCCAGAGGTTGTTCCGTGCCTGA